The window CTGTTAATACAGTTCGAAATTCCtctctttatatctttttcctCCAATTGTATCAAGCCCTCACCATCATCTTCATTTTCCGGTTACCTTTCCTGGTTGTTTCTCCTCCTATCCTCCATGCTCCTGTGTGATAGAAGAACGTAGACTTGTAGAATATTTTGAATTGTTGATGTGGTAGAGACTTATTGATGATTAATgtgagaaaaatttttgaaatgttGACCTTGACGGCACGGAAACtctgaaaagagtaaaaaatcCTAGCAGAGCATTGTTACCTTGACGACACTTTTAGTCATAGTCTTctccattttaaaaaaaaagtaaaactagATTTTCTACTaatgaaaaatttataaatgcaaTTTTGTGTTGCTTTTTTGCATTTTTACtttttgaaattgaataaaaGTGAATTAGAGTAATATGTGTCTTCATTTGTTTTTCACATAAGCTACGCGattgttaaattattttgttttagttcCAATTTGATAGTGTAAAGTATTATGCCCAAATTCATTAGTTGAATTTATAAATTGGactaattgattttataaattagttaaatttataAATGATGTTAGGTTATATTCTTCAACAACAGCCaaagttaatttttaattttaatctttatttatgttaatttttttataatattaattaatttgttaattactatttcttttaatttttatatttcaatcttgactttcaaatttttaaagacgataaagagttaaaaaaatatcaaggataaggattgaaaactcatttatatctaatatttcaatttttttatgattttaaatttgtagtgatcagatattattatttttttagttttatattatttgatattatatgaatttatgtttgtattttaatttttgtatgaattttaagtttttatctttatttatgtttatgtatgGATATGTAAATTTTAAAGTGTTATATAATTGTTATAGGAACAGGACGGACTAGATACCTGCAAGAACGGATTAGGGTACAGTATTCTACTACCCACAGTAGAAGTGAGGCAGGTAGTGAAAAGGTTAAAGGAGGGTGGGATCGGATAGGGCAAAAATTCACCCCTACATGCCCCACTGCCAAGCCTATCACCACCTCAGTGTTAAAGTTCAGTGAGACGAAGTCGCAAACACAACATAAAGTTAGATTCTAGAAAAATTGAATATGAGTTCTTCTTCCAGTTGCCATTGTCCTTGATTCTCAAGTTTTATTTCTCACTCTCGAGCCTATAGAGAAGGTAGAGGAGCTACCTGTGTTTTACGTTTAGTTTGGTCTTTTTTCTCTTTATAACCTAAACCAAAGAgtacctttttcttcttcctagTAACAATAATCGGCTAGGTAAATGAACATGGAGTTTTTATATTTTACATTTGGtgcaattttacttattcacttacTCAGCTAATCGTCGATAAGAGAAAGTTACGTCACTCACAATGTTACTGTTCTAGTGAAGGAAAATGAACATGGACTAAAGTTatgcattttttaaatttaggGGACTAAATAGAGCAATTAAAAATCTCGAGAACTAAATCAATGCAACTCACAAATCTCAAATATTAAAGTGGAGCTTAACTCGTTGTATttggtaaagaaaaataaaaataatttctaatagGATTAGGTTATAAAAATTATGTcgagtaaaaaatattttgatacaaaattaacaaaaaagtaAACACTCATTAATagtaaaaagaattaacaaaaagaatataataaaaaattattttaaacaataaaaaatgactCAAATTAAACCTtacatataaatttataaaaattaaaaaaaatgtaattaatatgtatcattaatatatataaaaaaattattattagtaacaaaaatttttgaatatttttttaataaatagaaagtaaatatattaaaaatttaatgttttacaaaaaaatttcaatttgtaattcTAAGCTCTTAGTACATAAGTTaggagttttttatttaaataaataaaataaaagtaataattaccgaaataaataatttaaaaaatatttatcgttTTGCATTCCTcagtcatatctcgtttacagtgtaaacgagatatgataTGTCAGATGCACTGTtgctatctcgtttacactgtaaacgagatagacccttatctcgtttacactgtaaacgagataaggccaTACCGCGCCTATAAGTATAACTCGTTTACAGCGTGTGTCTGGACCCCAATTTGACTTAGTCAACCTCTTTCTCCCCTCTTTTTACCCTTTTCTACCATATTTGAGACTGATACGATGATGGCACGCTAGGCGGGGAACGACGAAGACATCAACAGACTGAACAAGACGTCGCATTACGTCGGGACGGCCGACTTCGAGGTTAGTTGCGTTCTGTTTGGTTAATCTAAGTATGTGGACATTGTTAGGGTAGTCCCGTAGTGACAAGCATTGAGTAAAATGCTTTAAGGATTGGTCGGTAGGATGAATTTAGAACTGTATTTGCTTGTGTAAGATTGTTATGACATAATTAGGATTTGCTTACTAGCATATGTGTAGACTAAAAACATAGAAGTATGTTCTTAAGTAGAAGTAGTTCTATGTTCTTAAGTAGAGTAcagaaattttttattatctctttataagtaaaattttttttattccataGAGGCCTCGCCTTCTACTGCCCTGGCAAGTCAGCCATACCCTTCCTCCACCGGACGCCATCATCCCGTATCTGGCTGAGGCCGGATTTGGCGACACGGTGCCCCTCAGGGACTTCACTTTTGACAATTCCTTGATTTCGGCACTCGTAGAGCGATGGCAtccggagacgcacacgtttcatctccCGTGGGGTGAGGTTACTATCACCCTGTAGGACATGGCGTACCACCTAGGCCTACGGGAACACGGGAACCCCGTTGGGGGATGCCTTCGTGACTTCGGTAGGTGGCACGGAAATGTGTGCGGCATCTATCGGGGCAGGAGGTTTTGGAGGACCCTAGGTTGGTAGAGTTGCCCCTTGATGTCCAGCCCACTGCCAGCAAGCCGAGAGACGATCTCACCCTCCCGAGGGGAGTGCCGGATTAGAGGAGACGTGCGAGGGAAGTCAGAGAGGACACTCGACGACCTGCTAGGAGGGAGAGGGGCCACAGAGAGCGCTGACCAGGTGAGCCGGTCAGGAGGGAGAGGGCCAGGCCTTGACGAGCTAGGGGTGATGCGgagtctgaggaggaggcggagtaCGACCACCAGGAAGATGACGGTGACATCCCACGGCACGGTGTGGCTTCACCTACGGGACCGACTCCTCCACCTCCTCCCCCCTCCTCCGGGCCATGGAGCGTGGCATTCATCCGGTTCCAGTGGGCAACAGTCTCGGCCAGCTTGGGATACATCACCACTAGGTTGGTATGAGGGAGGTCCATCCGGGACCCAATAGGAAAAGGAGGTCCTCCTTGACGAGATCTTCATTGACGATGCCTTCTAGCTACACACCGTCCTTCCCGTCGCGATGGATCGGTTAGCCGAGGCATTCCGCACAGGCAGGGAGGTTGGCATCGGGGATTCCCAGCACCCATCAGCTCCCACCCAAACCTCCTCCTGGATTCCCCAGATTTCACCGGCTTCTAGCTCGTCATACGGGATGGATCTTCGACCATGTAGCCAGTACGTGACACCCCCCTCCTATGACTATGGTATGTACCTGATCTAGTCCCAGCCTCAGGTGACCCCACCGGTAGCTCCACATTCCCAGACTCAGCTTCAGTTACATCAGTATGCCACAGCTCCACCTTCCGGAGGGCTCCAGCAGTATCGTGCTCAGATTCACCAGGATTCGGCTACCCCCGGGCATAGATTCTCGACTGTCTCGACCTCAGCGCCAGACTCAGCCTCCGCCATGTGGCACCGGGCACAGGCGCCACTACCAAAATCCCCACCAGCGATGATGATTGTAGTTTTGTATGTACTGTAGTTGGATTAAGCTTATTAATGTACTGTAGTTGGATTAAGCTTATGCATGTACTTTTGTTGGATTAAGCTTATGTATGTACTATTGGATTTTAGTTTGATTGCACTTTAGTATATCGTATAGAAGTGCTGAAAAGCGCAAGTAAATTTAAGCTTACCAGTATCAGAGGTTCTGCCGAAGGGCCACACGGAGGCTCCATTGACACCCATTTTCAGCTTGACGGCACTACACATGGTACTTTAACCGGTCTGATTCGATCACCCGGTACTCCGCACTCCTCTGAATACTGCAGTTCTTCACACCTTGAAGCACTGCCTCTCGGCTTCTAAACTTGTGGCCGACCCGAAACTCTACACCGTCGTCTAGGTTGTAATCCTCTTCACCCGTGTCAAGAAACGGAGTCCTCTCTTGCATGGCGTCCAGATCCAGACTGTGATATGAGATGGCACTGCCAATAACGCCGGAATTGGGTGAGGTGGAGGCATGAATTGTCCTCATCCGACTCCTCGCCCTCCTCTGCCTCATCCACTGGAATGGCGACATGAGGGCGGTGGTGCGAGGGGTCGGTCGTCCTGTACATAGATCGAGTGTACGGAACTCCCACCACCACTGTGTCCCACCTCTGCGGAAAGCTCCATTACCTGCTCCACCATGATCCTCCCATGGATGTCGAATATCAGTCGCACATGCTCGTCCCCTAGAAGTCGGAATAGTCGAAACCGGAAGACTCCGTTACCCATGGGTTCCAGCAACCTATACGCCACCCTTCCGATTTCCCTCGCTTGTGTACCACCGAccttgctcaatatcaaactcttcaaatccGACAACGTCTCCATATGCTGAGTGCAAAACAATATCAgattctcacactcaaatgtcaccctgttgtcgccatttctcatacgacaattgggATAAACAAGCACAACTATGTATGTATTACTGGCCATTAATGCCTTGTATTTGTGAGAAATATGAGACACAACAAGGATAGGAAAAGTTTGTGAAGAATACCAAGGgttacacatccttttatagctgTTGGGATTGTCTtctatatatctcgtttacactgtaaacgagatggACAATTCATGtctctcgtttacagtgtaaacgagatatgattAGGGAATGAAAAAcgctaaatatttttaaaattatttatttcggtaattattacttttattttatttatttaaataaaaaatcccataAATTAGAGCTATACCCATTTTAAAAtggattttttaatataaaataaaaaatttattaattcccAAAACAACACTTTTGAACTTTATTTTcggaaattaatttttctttggtATTTAGAGCACAAGTTTGTCGCACCTCGGCGAACTCTATATAAATTATGGAGTTCGTCGCACTCTTGGGAACTCTATGATTTATATAGAGTTCGCTGCACCCTCTTTCGTCGCACCCTCAACAATGGCAAATACAATAGACAAAATGTTTACATTATCATTGTTGAGGATGAGTCAAAAGAGGTGTGGCAAACTCTATAATTTATATACAGTTCGCCGGGTGCCACAAACTTGTCATAAATATGAAAAACGAATAAAGTTCAAAAATGTTGTTTTgggaattaataaatttttttattttatattaaaaaaaaatccattttaaAAACGTAGTATTTTACCATCTTTTTAGTCTTTAAACTTTAGTACGGCGCTACCCGTTGAATGAATCGCAAGCAGGAGGCAACAGCAACCTCGCCCCAATTATATTACTGACAAACCTCCCTTTTCAATCTCTAAACCTCAAAACCCCATAAAGCGCCAAACTCACTCCTCATTTTCTCACTGGTTTGTCTTTACCATCCTTCACTTTTCTTCTCCAAGTTTCTTATACCCTATGCGCCgttacaaattattattattattattattctctaaATTACTCACTTACAATTCTCATTTCTCGCTGCGTTTTCATAAAACCTAGCTCCTAATACCGCACTCACTCTTTCGAATTCCTGATTCTGAATGCAGATCAGTGCTTCATAAATGGCTTCACCTGCGTGGTTGAACCAGGACCCACAACCACCACCCGCAGAACCACCTCTGCCCGCCGCGCCTTCTTCCACTCCGAACCCAAATGGTGTGTCTTCTACTTCTACACTCAACTTCGCCCCTTTCTacagttttaatttttcttcagTATTGTTATTGGTGTTACAACTGAATTAATTGGAGCACCTCgcgattgaaatttatttattgctACTTTTTTTTTCAGCTCCGGCAGCTTCATTCTCTTACGGCATGCATCAAAATGTGAACGCTTCCGGGAATCCTCAGCAGTCGACTCATCCtgttagtatttatttttttattttgtgttttttggtaTTTTACAGAACCAGGGCTATTCTGATCAATGAAAGATGAAAGATGTGTGTTCTTAGAATCTTACGTTTTGGGAACTTTTTCGGTTTCATTATTTTTGCTGTATTTAAAATGCAGGGGATGAAGTCTAATACGACAGTGATGCCCACGGCAGTTCAACCTCCAGTTCCTGGTCTCCCTCCACATGCTGCTCCTTCATTTTCGTATAATATTTGGCAGAGCGGTCCAGCTTTTTCGAGCAATCAGCTTACACAGTCTAACACAGTAAGCCTCATACTCTTACATTAAGCTGAAGGTATTTCATGATGGATGATTCCATGTTTTAGTGAGATTTATTAAGATGTTAGGGTATGATGATTGTTTCAGTAGGTAGAACGAACGGAATAAAAGTTAATTCACACTTGACTGATTTGAAGATGGTATGAGGCAGTTGAAAGTGGAGTGCTACTCCTTTCTGCCTCATCATATCATATTTGTTCACTCCTCTAGTTTGAAAAtgagttgaaattttttttatcccTCTACCAAGCAACCATCAATGAGGATAAAAGGGCTTATGTTCCATTTCCTTTGAGCTTGCCCCTATCTGCTACTGTTTCACGTTTGACATACTCAAACCATGCACTCCCTTTTAAATGCTTGAGTGaagtgaaaaataattaaagtaaggGATGCATGAaacagtaatataaataattaatggaCATATATAATAGTTATTAGTGATAACTGAATATTTTTTCTCAGAAAAAAAAGTTTTGTTTAATAACATAATGCTGTGTGATGTAATTGTATAATAACATAATAGGGCCTACAtttgttttttctgttttttttttgttttgttgtttttaatACTAGGTTTTCATGCGGTTATAAGACTGAATAAATATCCTTGCATTTTAAAACTTGTGATATGGGTAGACTCTGACCATCAAAAGTGGATAATGGATATAATGTAATATTGTAGTGTCTGGTAATTAGTTTCTAAATGGAAAGTACTCGATAGAAATTATTTTCTCGTAATATTGTTTGCTTATTGCAGAATAAGTCAGATCCTGTTGTGCAGGATGTTAGTAAAGCATCATCTGTGTCAAGTGTTCCACATTCTGTCCCTGCTCATACGTCTATAATGCCTCCACCGTCTGACCCCAATTTTCGCCCAACTACTTCATGGATGCCAACTCCTCTATCTTTTCCTGGGCATCCTGTAATGCCTGGAGCTCCTGGTAATCCTGCCCCCCCTGGACTAACATCTTCGATAATATCTACAAATCTTGCTGCTCCACCAAGCACAGTTTCCTCCTCAGCAGCACCTCTAAGACCAAATATGCCGGCTGCAGCCATTGCATCAGATCCTACCCTTACACAGAAAGGCACACCCTATGCATCCATGCCTCCTATGGTTGCCCCACCACCTCAAGGGTTTTGGTTACAACCTCCGCAAATGAGTGGCATACTTAGGCCCCCGTTTCTTCAATATCCCGCTGCTTTTCCTGGTCCATTTCCCTATCCAGTGCGTGGTGTAAATCCGCCTGCTGTTACACTACCTGATTCCCAACCCCCTGGTGTTACACCTGTGAATGCTACTGCTGCAACTTCAGCACCTTCTGCTTCCGATAATCAGCTTAGACAAGGAACTGATTTGCAGACAGATTTAATTTCTGGCCCTGCTGGTATGCGCACAGAAACATCACTACTTCACTTGTGCATTGTCTCATTTATGTGGTTTGAAAATACACATCACTTCCTCATATTTGTGGTACTTGTTGTAGATGACAAGAAATCAAATGTGACTCAGAATGCTGATGCTGCTAACGAGAAATTGGATGCCTGGACAGCCCATAAGACTGAAACAGGAGTTGTATACTATTATAATGCCTTGACAGGAGAATCAACATATGATAAACCTGTTGGCTTTAAAGGCGAGGTATGTATAGTTGGAGCTGACTCCCTTAGCCGATATCCCTTATCCTGCCCTGCATCACATAAGTAATACTCTTTGTTGTTggcataatattttttaatatcacaATTGTAACCctttttttaagatttaattttatgttagtttaTATATATGAATATCTAAGTATTGGATATTGGATAATGGATAACCAAACTATGAAAGGAAAAATTCAGAAGATAATTGTATACTGCAACTGAAACTGTGAAGAATACTTGGTTTCGTAGGTCATAAATATTTCAATTTATTATCCCTTTTCTAATTCAGTTTACTATTTTTTGCCTATGTCAGTCTCACCAAATTGCTGTGCAGCCAACTCCAGTTTCAATGTAAGTTTATTGTCAAGTCCTTGTGTCTATTTTGGTTTGTGGTCTCAATGTatgatatatgtgttgtttatTCATTTTTTCCTTATCTGGATTACCTTATTTTAATTGAGGCCATAAAAAGTGTCTttagttctttttaattaaagtaaGACACATAGGTGTCATTTGTTCATGTTGACTCTGAACTATGTTGTCTGTTACATACATCTTGATATTAGTTTATTGCTTGCTCTGAAAGGTTTGTTATCGAAACAAAGATGTACATTACTACCATGTCTTCTCTGATTATGTTTTCTTGTTATAGGGTGGATATACCAGGTACAGATTGGATGTTGGTCTCCACTAGTGATGGGAAGAAATATTACTACAACAAACAAACCAAGGTATGATTGGAATATTCATTTGATATGTTCACAACTTAATTGCATGATCTCCGTCATTGTTCACTTGGTCTTGATCTCCTATCTTTTCATTTTAGCGTGACCTGGCCTTCTTAgcttctgattcttctctttatTGCTGCTTCTTCAACTTGTTGTGATATGATTTCTCTGtcaatttgtttattattttctgGTCCATTGTTCCATGTTAGACAAGCTCCTGGGAAGTTCCAAATGAGGTGGCCGAATTGAAAAAGAAGCAAGATGGTGATGTCACAAAAGATCATTCAATGTCAGTTCCAAATACTAATGTATTGTCTGATAGAGGGTCTGGAATGGTTACTCTGAATACTTCTGCTATTAATACTGGTGGTCGTGACGCTGCAGCTCTTAAACCTTCTAGTGTTCAGACCTCATCATCGGCACTGGATTTGATCAAGAAGAAGCTGCAGGAGTCCGGAATGCCTGTTGCTTCCTCTTCTGTTCCTGTGTCACCAGTACAAACAGGATCTGAATCAAATGGTTCCAAAGCAGCTGAATCTGCAGCAAAGGGCCTGCAAAATGAtaacaaagataaacaaaaagatGCTAATGGTGATGCTAACACCTCTGACACATCCTCAGATTCAGAAGATGAAGATAGTGGACCCTCAAAGGAAGAGTGCATCATTCAGTTTAAGGTATAGTTGCTTTTTATGAGTTGATGCGGTTGTTTTTCAATCTTTGTTCCTTCCTTCATTGTTCCATCCCATCATGAGAATTGTGATCTTGCTTTTCATTATATAATTTTAACTATCTTTGTCTTTATAGTTTCTCTATCTGTTCctcttttcttattttgctcaTTCTTTTTCCTGAGGC is drawn from Arachis hypogaea cultivar Tifrunner chromosome 12, arahy.Tifrunner.gnm2.J5K5, whole genome shotgun sequence and contains these coding sequences:
- the LOC112727843 gene encoding pre-mRNA-processing protein 40C isoform X2, with the protein product MASPAWLNQDPQPPPAEPPLPAAPSSTPNPNAPAASFSYGMHQNVNASGNPQQSTHPGMKSNTTVMPTAVQPPVPGLPPHAAPSFSYNIWQSGPAFSSNQLTQSNTDVSKASSVSSVPHSVPAHTSIMPPPSDPNFRPTTSWMPTPLSFPGHPVMPGAPGNPAPPGLTSSIISTNLAAPPSTVSSSAAPLRPNMPAAAIASDPTLTQKGTPYASMPPMVAPPPQGFWLQPPQMSGILRPPFLQYPAAFPGPFPYPVRGVNPPAVTLPDSQPPGVTPVNATAATSAPSASDNQLRQGTDLQTDLISGPADDKKSNVTQNADAANEKLDAWTAHKTETGVVYYYNALTGESTYDKPVGFKGESHQIAVQPTPVSMVDIPGTDWMLVSTSDGKKYYYNKQTKTSSWEVPNEVAELKKKQDGDVTKDHSMSVPNTNVLSDRGSGMVTLNTSAINTGGRDAAALKPSSVQTSSSALDLIKKKLQESGMPVASSSVPVSPVQTGSESNGSKAAESAAKGLQNDNKDKQKDANGDANTSDTSSDSEDEDSGPSKEECIIQFKEMLKERGVAPFSKWEKELPKIVFDPRFKAIPSYSARRSLFEHYVKTRAEEERKEKRAAQKAAIEGFKQLLDEASEDIDHNTDYQTFRKKWGNDPRFEALDRKERQHLLSERVLPLKKAAEQKAQASRIAAATCFKSMLKERGDISINSRWSRVKESLRDDPRYKSVRHEDRELLFNEYISELKATEHAAERENKAKREEQDKLRERERELRKRKEREEQEMERVRVKIRRKEAITSFQALLVETIKDPLASWTESKHKLEKDPQGRATNPDLDPADTEKLFREHIKMLQERCAHDFRTLLAEVLTLEAASHEGEDGKTVLNSWSTAKRLLKSDPRYNKVPRKDREPLWRRYAEDVQRRQKSSQEEKNADTKGRNTLESIKLALEAGRSHERR
- the LOC112727843 gene encoding pre-mRNA-processing protein 40C isoform X1; translated protein: MASPAWLNQDPQPPPAEPPLPAAPSSTPNPNAPAASFSYGMHQNVNASGNPQQSTHPGMKSNTTVMPTAVQPPVPGLPPHAAPSFSYNIWQSGPAFSSNQLTQSNTNKSDPVVQDVSKASSVSSVPHSVPAHTSIMPPPSDPNFRPTTSWMPTPLSFPGHPVMPGAPGNPAPPGLTSSIISTNLAAPPSTVSSSAAPLRPNMPAAAIASDPTLTQKGTPYASMPPMVAPPPQGFWLQPPQMSGILRPPFLQYPAAFPGPFPYPVRGVNPPAVTLPDSQPPGVTPVNATAATSAPSASDNQLRQGTDLQTDLISGPADDKKSNVTQNADAANEKLDAWTAHKTETGVVYYYNALTGESTYDKPVGFKGESHQIAVQPTPVSMVDIPGTDWMLVSTSDGKKYYYNKQTKTSSWEVPNEVAELKKKQDGDVTKDHSMSVPNTNVLSDRGSGMVTLNTSAINTGGRDAAALKPSSVQTSSSALDLIKKKLQESGMPVASSSVPVSPVQTGSESNGSKAAESAAKGLQNDNKDKQKDANGDANTSDTSSDSEDEDSGPSKEECIIQFKEMLKERGVAPFSKWEKELPKIVFDPRFKAIPSYSARRSLFEHYVKTRAEEERKEKRAAQKAAIEGFKQLLDEASEDIDHNTDYQTFRKKWGNDPRFEALDRKERQHLLSERVLPLKKAAEQKAQASRIAAATCFKSMLKERGDISINSRWSRVKESLRDDPRYKSVRHEDRELLFNEYISELKATEHAAERENKAKREEQDKLRERERELRKRKEREEQEMERVRVKIRRKEAITSFQALLVETIKDPLASWTESKHKLEKDPQGRATNPDLDPADTEKLFREHIKMLQERCAHDFRTLLAEVLTLEAASHEGEDGKTVLNSWSTAKRLLKSDPRYNKVPRKDREPLWRRYAEDVQRRQKSSQEEKNADTKGRNTLESIKLALEAGRSHERR